A region of Paucidesulfovibrio longus DSM 6739 DNA encodes the following proteins:
- the rplS gene encoding 50S ribosomal protein L19 → MGIMQKIEQEHLRLDMPAFKAGDTVKVHLRIIEGDKERIQVFQGAVLRVRRGTTDSTFTVRKVSDGVGVERVFPMHSPFIERVEMVSEGKVRRSRIYYLRGLRGKAARIKSKQIWE, encoded by the coding sequence ATGGGAATCATGCAAAAAATCGAGCAGGAGCATCTGCGCCTGGACATGCCCGCCTTCAAGGCCGGTGACACCGTCAAGGTCCACCTGCGCATCATCGAAGGCGACAAGGAACGCATCCAGGTCTTCCAGGGCGCGGTGCTTCGCGTGCGTCGCGGCACCACCGACTCCACCTTCACCGTGCGCAAGGTTTCCGACGGCGTGGGCGTGGAGCGCGTGTTCCCCATGCACTCCCCGTTCATCGAGCGCGTGGAGATGGTTTCCGAGGGCAAGGTCCGCCGCAGCCGCATCTACTACCTGCGCGGTCTGCGCGGCAAGGCCGCCCGCATCAAGTCCAAGCAGATCTGGGAGTAA
- a CDS encoding ribonuclease HII yields MQEYGDLWGGELPSELVAGVDEAGRGCLAGPVVAGAAILPDAFDLPGLTDSKALTEKKREALFPLIRERSLAFGIGIAWPWEIDERNILQATFLAMGRAVAALRRPVRLLLVDGDKTVPAHALNECGLGGFAQRAEVKGDARFPAISAGSVLAKVWRDRFMTVMDRRYPGYGFAGHKGYGSKAHMAAVAELGPCRMHRLTFRGVRPEEPGNAAGKGRQACLPGL; encoded by the coding sequence ATGCAAGAATATGGCGATCTTTGGGGCGGCGAGCTTCCCAGCGAGCTTGTCGCGGGGGTGGACGAGGCCGGGCGCGGCTGCTTGGCCGGGCCTGTCGTGGCCGGAGCCGCGATCCTGCCGGACGCGTTCGACCTTCCGGGACTGACCGATTCCAAGGCCCTCACGGAAAAGAAGCGGGAGGCGCTCTTTCCGCTGATCCGGGAACGCAGCCTGGCCTTCGGCATCGGCATTGCCTGGCCCTGGGAAATCGACGAGAGGAACATCCTCCAGGCCACGTTCCTGGCCATGGGCCGGGCCGTGGCGGCGCTGCGTCGTCCGGTGCGGCTGCTGCTCGTGGACGGCGACAAGACCGTTCCGGCCCACGCCCTGAACGAGTGCGGGCTCGGCGGGTTCGCCCAGCGCGCCGAGGTCAAGGGCGACGCGCGGTTTCCCGCCATCTCCGCCGGGTCGGTCCTGGCCAAGGTCTGGCGCGACCGATTCATGACCGTCATGGACCGGCGCTATCCCGGCTATGGCTTTGCCGGGCACAAGGGCTACGGCAGCAAGGCGCACATGGCCGCCGTGGCCGAGCTGGGGCCGTGCCGCATGCACCGGCTGACCTTCCGGGGCGTGCGTCCGGAGGAGCCGGGAAACGCTGCGGGCAAGGGAAGACAGGCGTGCCTTCCGGGCCTTTGA
- a CDS encoding YraN family protein, whose protein sequence is MSNLARHLVLGRSGEDAAVRHLRDHGLRVLARNWSKRRLEIDIICEDGDTLVFAEVKTRAPDSRGNPSDALDLSKRTKLAKAAALYLSEHDLWHVPCRFDLLSVVPCEGSFTVRHLKNAFTLDDIKGAARFWQPF, encoded by the coding sequence TTGAGCAACCTGGCTCGGCACCTGGTCCTCGGCCGCTCCGGCGAGGACGCGGCTGTTCGCCATCTGCGCGACCACGGATTGCGCGTCCTGGCGCGAAACTGGTCCAAGCGGCGGCTGGAGATCGACATCATCTGCGAGGACGGCGACACCCTCGTCTTTGCCGAGGTCAAGACGCGCGCGCCGGATTCCAGGGGCAACCCCTCGGACGCCCTGGACCTTTCCAAGCGCACCAAGCTCGCCAAAGCCGCCGCGCTCTACCTGTCCGAGCATGATCTCTGGCATGTTCCCTGCCGTTTCGATCTGCTTTCCGTCGTCCCCTGCGAAGGATCGTTCACGGTGCGGCACCTAAAGAATGCCTTCACTCTGGACGATATCAAGGGTGCGGCCCGCTTCTGGCAACCCTTCTAG
- a CDS encoding sensor domain-containing diguanylate cyclase, translating to MQKLSIKVRLIIALSIILLTAFMVLSVLNYQTSRKSMREEIMTSSLPLIRENIYSEIHSSLIEPILVSTTMANDAFLRAWAMRGETDVDEVTRYLRDIRTRYGFFSVFFVSAHTHRYYHYQGIHKIVSPNNAHDVWYYDFLKSGSDYQLDVDTDEVTGGILTIFINHRIEDYEGNLLGVTGVGVKMDSVARLLSDTQKKYQRRVYMVNREGLVQAHSDISLVNVFNIREAQGIRDIADQILGLRNNARNFEYEGPKGIVLLSASYVPELDWFVIVEQDEKTLLEATEGNLTRTLVGGFAATLLCILVSMLAVNHFQSRLERMTVTDELTGVANRRRFDEQFEMAKSRHQRGNNPFSLILIDLDGFKKINDKAGHLEGDRVLVEVAGLIREQIRPADLVARWGGDEFIVMAESGLKGAEDLAERIRAAVEQSQIVCPTVCHLTTSMGVAEYLEGESLDNLTSRADEALYRAKQNGRNKVETHAG from the coding sequence GTGCAGAAATTGAGCATCAAGGTCCGGCTGATCATCGCCTTGTCGATCATCCTGCTTACGGCCTTCATGGTCCTGAGCGTGCTCAACTATCAGACCTCCCGCAAATCCATGCGGGAAGAGATCATGACTTCCTCGCTCCCGCTGATCCGCGAGAACATCTACTCCGAAATCCACAGCAGCCTGATCGAGCCGATTCTCGTCTCCACGACCATGGCCAACGACGCCTTTCTCCGGGCCTGGGCCATGCGCGGGGAGACGGACGTGGACGAGGTGACGCGCTACCTGCGCGACATCCGCACGCGCTACGGGTTCTTTTCGGTCTTCTTCGTCTCCGCGCATACCCATCGCTATTACCACTACCAGGGCATCCACAAGATCGTCAGTCCGAACAACGCGCACGACGTCTGGTATTATGATTTCCTCAAGTCCGGCAGCGACTACCAGCTCGATGTGGACACGGACGAGGTCACGGGCGGCATCCTGACCATCTTCATCAACCACCGCATCGAGGACTACGAGGGCAACCTGCTCGGCGTCACGGGCGTGGGCGTGAAGATGGACAGCGTGGCCCGGTTGCTCAGCGACACCCAGAAAAAGTATCAGCGCCGGGTCTACATGGTGAACCGGGAAGGCCTTGTCCAGGCCCACTCGGACATCTCCCTGGTGAACGTGTTCAACATCCGCGAGGCCCAGGGCATCCGCGACATCGCCGACCAGATTCTCGGGCTGAGGAACAATGCCCGGAATTTCGAATACGAGGGACCGAAGGGCATCGTGCTGCTGTCGGCCAGCTATGTTCCGGAGCTGGATTGGTTCGTGATCGTCGAGCAGGATGAGAAGACGCTGCTGGAAGCCACGGAAGGAAACCTCACGCGCACGCTCGTGGGCGGATTCGCGGCTACGCTCCTGTGCATTCTCGTGAGCATGCTGGCCGTGAACCATTTCCAGAGCCGCCTGGAGCGCATGACCGTCACGGACGAGCTGACGGGCGTGGCCAACCGCCGCCGCTTCGATGAGCAGTTCGAAATGGCGAAATCGCGCCACCAGCGGGGCAACAACCCGTTTTCGCTGATTCTCATCGATCTGGACGGCTTCAAGAAGATCAACGACAAGGCCGGCCACCTGGAAGGCGACCGCGTGCTTGTGGAGGTGGCCGGATTGATCCGGGAGCAGATCCGGCCTGCGGACCTTGTGGCTCGTTGGGGCGGGGACGAGTTCATCGTCATGGCGGAAAGCGGCCTGAAGGGAGCGGAGGATCTCGCGGAGCGCATTCGCGCGGCAGTGGAACAATCCCAGATCGTCTGCCCCACGGTCTGCCATCTGACCACGAGCATGGGCGTCGCCGAATACCTGGAAGGGGAAAGTCTGGACAACCTCACCAGCAGGGCGGACGAGGCCCTGTATCGGGCCAAGCAGAACGGCCGCAACAAGGTCGAGACGCACGCGGGCTGA